The genomic DNA GAGTTGAGCGTGTACCACGCCTCCGTGCTCCACAGGGACTCGCCGCTTGCGGAGCTGAAGGGGCGCGGCGAGCGGACGTGCACCACGCGGTTGGACTTCAGGCCGGGGATGTCCAGGGTGACCTTCCTGCGGTCCGGTGACAGCGTGGCCGACCGTACGGACAGGGTTTCCTCGTCCACCTTCGGGCCGCCGTAGCCGGGCGTCGGGGCGTAGGTCCACTGGTTGACGCGATAGCTCTCGGCGAGCTTGGCCGCCGTCCCGTCCGACAGCGGCTGGGTGTACTCCAGCTCGAACCCGCCCGGCTTCGCCCGCATCGCCAGGATGTCGAACGCCTTGTCACCGCTGGGCGAGAGCTTCTGGAGTCCGTAGGTGAGCTTGCCCCTCCTGGCCCCAGTTGCCGCCCGCGCCCAGGCCGCCCGCGTAGATCGCGCCGTCCGGCCCCATGCTGATCCGGTTCACCCCGGCTTCCAGGCCCTGGGTGAAGCGGAAGACCGCGCCCTGGTACTCGCCCTTGACCTTCTCCAGGTACGCGCGCTGGATCCCGCCGTATGTCACATCGCCGAACAGCATCTGCCCGGCGAACCGGCCCTCGGTCAGCTGGAGCGGGGTACTGGGCGAGTTCGCTATCTCGTTCTGCGGCAGCCACAGCACGGGCTTGGTCACCGGATTCGCGTCGTACGGGCCGTCCGGGTTCGTGTAGTGGTTGAAGAAGCGGTTCTGCTTGATGTGGAGCAGCTTCGACGAGGGCAGCCAGCCGCCCTGGTTGTCCAGGACGAACATGTCGCCCTTCGGGCCCCAGCCGATGCCGTTGGGGGTACGCAGGCCACCGGCGATATATGACACCTCACCGGTCTTCCGGTTCACCTTGATCGTGGAGCCCCGGTTCTTCGCGGGCTGTGGATCGGTGGTCGCGCCGCCGTAGTTGATCGCGACGGACAGGTTCAGATAGAAGAAGCCCTGCCTGTAGAGCAGGCCGAAGGCGAACTCGTGGAAGTTGCCGCCGTAGGGCCAGGTGGCGACGGTCTTCTGTGCGTCGATGACGTCGTCGCCGTCGGTGTCCGTCAGCTCGGTCAGCTCATGCTTCTGCGACACGTACAGCTTTCCGTCGACGGCCTTGATGCCCATCGGTTCCTTGAGGCCGCCGATGATCTTCTTGGTGGTCACCTTGCCGGGATCGGTGTTTCCCCGCACATGGTCCAGGAGGTGGACCTCGCCCTCCGTCTTGGTGCTGCCGCCCCAGGTGGTCACGGCCAGCCGGCCGTCCGGCAGCCAGTCCATCGCGGTGACCTGCGGCTCGAAGCCCGGGGGACGGAGATCGGTGAGCGCGTAGTCCGGGTGCACGGCGTTGAGCGGCAGCCCGTCGCCCGGCGAATCGAGGACGCCCTCGCACTCCTTGCGGCCCGGCGCCGTGACCCGTACGACGTCGGCGTCCGTGCTCAGCACCGCGTTCGGGACGACCGCGAAGTCCGAGGTGCCCGGGGGCCGCCACGCCAGGGTGATCTGCTGGCCGCCGGTGCGGTCGAAGTGGTCGATGCGCAGGGAGTGGTAGCCCGCGTCCAGGGTGACCGTGCCGTCCTTGGGGTCCGCACCGTGCAGACCGTCGTGATCGATGACCGGCCTGCCGTCGATCAGCAGCCGTGATCCGTCGTCACTGGTCAGCCGGAAGGTGTACGCACCGGTCTGCGGGACGTTGATGTTGCCGCTCACCTGGCTGACGAAGTGGTCCTCGAAGCCGAAGTCCCCCGCCGAACTCCAGTCGACGGTGGGCATCAGCCTGTCGACGTTCGGGGTCTGCCCGGTCTTGATGTCGCACAACTTGCCGAGCGGCACCTGCACATCGAAGACACGCAGCGTGACTCCGGGTTCCTGCGGGGGGAGTTCGGCCGTCCGGCCGGGGGGTTCCCCGGCAGCTGCGGCGGGCGACGCGGAGAACGCGCCGACCAGGAACGTGGCGACGAGCAGACCCGCCAGACGGGTACGACAGCGTCGGTACAGCCGTGGATTCATTCTTCCTCCTGGCTCCTCGCGGCGAGGAGCACTCAGCGGCGGTGGGTGCGAGCCACCCGCGCTCCGGGGGAGCGGTGGGTGCGAGCCACCCGCGCCGGGGGGCGAACGTTCGACTGGAGCGGTTCAGCGGCGCTTTACCTGAGCGAAACTCCGACGGTTGCGCCGGACAGAGTAGGAGGCTTCTGCTCACGCCGTCCATGCTTTGTCATCGTTGTGTTCAAAGCCCTTGAGCATGCGGTGAGTTGGCGGTTCGCATCCAAGCGGGACAGTCCTCAGGTGCCGATGCCGTCGGCGCGTCCTGATGGTGCGGCGGCTACGTCCGGATGGTGCAACACTTCGCTCCGGCCCCGCCCGGCGAACGCTCCGCCGATCCTATGATCGACGCGACTCGAAGAGGATGGGGTGTAACTCATGGCGTTCCAGGGGCCATTGAGAAGATGCCGGTACGTGGTGCCGGTACTCGTCGTACCGCTCCTGCTGGCCGGGTGCTCCAGTGGTGACGCCGACCGACCGGGCGCCGGGGAGGAGTCCACCGCGTCGAGTGGCGGTACCGGACCGGATGCCACCACATCGCCGAAGGGCGCGGACGCCGGCGGCTCCTCCCGGAGCCCCGGGATCGTCGACGCCGACCCGGCCCGCCTGCCGAAGACCCGGAGTGCCGCGCTCGCCTTCATCGGCGAGGTCATCGCCGACCCCGACAGCTTCGGCCCCGGGGTGGTGAAGCGGAGTCCGTACGAGAGCGGCCCGGACGCCTGGCCCGTCCTGGGTGCCGACTGCGTCTGGGAACAGCGCAAGCCCGCCGGCAGTGTTCTGGCCACCCTCACCCGCTCCTTCGAGGTGCCCGCCGCCAAGGGCAAGGGGCCGGTACGGCTGGCGGCCGTCGTCACCGTGCACCGGACCCGCGAGGACGCGCGGTGGGAGATGGCCGAGTCGCTGGAGGAGACGATGCGCTGTCCCACGCAGCAGTTGCGGGAAGGAGAGCTCATCGGCTCGATGATCTCCGGCGCGCTGCTCCAGGGTGAGAGCACGCAGGAGAACTCCGAGGACGCGCTGACCGAGTTCGGACAGTTCCAGAGCGCGGAGCTCGGTGGCCCGCACCACTACGCCTGGCAGCAGGCGCAGACCCTCCAGTTCACCGTGGCGGTGACCGGCAAGGGCGCGAAGGGGCGCACCGAGAAGGAGATCGACAGCCTGGCCACCGAGGCCCTGGCCACCATGCTGGTCCGGCTCGAATCCGCCGTCGAGAAGCAGAGCTGAGGCATATCTGATGGACGAACTGAGGCCGTCGGACCCGTCATGGATCGGCGGGCACCGGCTCCTGGGTCGCCTCGGGGCAGGCGGCATGGGCGTCGTCTACCTGGGGCGCACCGACGCGGGGGCGCTCGCCGCCATCAAGGTGATCCTGCCCGAGTACGCGCAGGACGAGGACTTCCGGACCCGATTCCGCCGCGAGGTCGACGCCGCCCGCAGCGTGCACAGCCCCTGGGCCGTCCCGGTCACCGGAGCGGAGACCGAGGGCGAACGCCCGTGGCTGGCAACGGCGTTCGTGCCCGGCCCCGCGCTCTCCGACGCGGTGGCGCGGCGTGGCCCGCTGCCCGCCCGCAGCGTCATGGTGCTCGGCCGGCTGTTGTCCCGCGCCCTGACCTCCGTACACACGGCGGGACTCGTCCACCGTGACGTCAAGCCGGGCAACGTCCTGCTCACCACGGACGGCCCCCGCCTCATCGACTTCGGGATCGCCCGCGCCACCGACGCCACCGCGCTGACCAGCACCGATCTCATCGTCGGCAGCCCCGGCTTCCTCTCGCCCGAGCAGGCTTCCGGCGGCGGCACGGCAGCCGGGCCCGCGAGCGACATCTTCTCGCTGGGCTGCCTCCTCGCCTACGCCGCCACCGGACGGCCCCCGTTCGGCAGCGGGGCCGTCCAGGCGCTGCTCTACCGCACCGTGCACGACGAACCGGACCTCGACGGGGTCGATGACGCCGGACTGCGCGCGCTGCTGGCCGCCTGCCTGGCCAAGGACCCGGGGGAGCGGCCGACGGCCGCCGAGATCGACGGGCGCATCACCGAGGACGTACCGGGCAGGCCGGTGGAGTGGCTGCCCGAGGACGTCGTACGGCTGATCGCCGACCGGTCCGCCGCGATGCTGGCGCTGCCGGACATCGACGTCACCGTGGCCGAGGAGTCCGCCACGCCCCCGGAGCCGGCGCTGTCCGACGCTCCTACGGAGCCCGGTGAGTCCGGCGCCCCGGCGGCCCATTCCGGCAGACGGCGTTTCCTTCTCCTTGCCGCCGGTGGGGCGGTGGCCGTCGCCGGAGGCGCCTTCGCCGCCGTGCGGCTGGCGGGCGAGGACGCCGACAGCGGCGGAAAGGGGGGCGCCTCCGGCGGGCGGCGCTGGATCATCGGCGTGCACGCAGATCTGAGCGGGCCTCGCAAGGCGTTGGGGAAGGCGCAGGAGAGGGGCGTCCGGCTGGCGGTCGACCGGTTCAACTCCCGTAAGGACAAGCCCTTCACGCTCACGGTGAAGGCCCTCGACGACCGGGGGGAGCCCGACCGCTCCGTACAGGTGGCCGAGCGGTTCGCCCGTGACCGCGATGTCCTCGCCGTCATCGGCCCGACGGACGACGCCACGACCAGCGCGTCGCTGTCCGCGTACGACGAGGCGATGCTCGCGGTGATCACGCTGTCGTCACTGGCGATGGCCTACGCCCCCAGATCCAAGAAGTCCTTCTTCCAGGCCGCCCCCTCCTGGGGCGCCCTCTCCATGCCGATCGTCAACCGCCTGCTCCTGCGCCCCGACGTCGAACGCCTCGGCGTGCTCATGGACCGGGCCGGTGGGCAGTCCGCCTACCAGGTGGGTTACGCGACCAACATGATGACGCCCTCGCTGACCACCGGGACCACCT from Streptomyces sp. NBC_00654 includes the following:
- a CDS encoding bifunctional serine/threonine-protein kinase/ABC transporter substrate-binding protein, whose translation is MDELRPSDPSWIGGHRLLGRLGAGGMGVVYLGRTDAGALAAIKVILPEYAQDEDFRTRFRREVDAARSVHSPWAVPVTGAETEGERPWLATAFVPGPALSDAVARRGPLPARSVMVLGRLLSRALTSVHTAGLVHRDVKPGNVLLTTDGPRLIDFGIARATDATALTSTDLIVGSPGFLSPEQASGGGTAAGPASDIFSLGCLLAYAATGRPPFGSGAVQALLYRTVHDEPDLDGVDDAGLRALLAACLAKDPGERPTAAEIDGRITEDVPGRPVEWLPEDVVRLIADRSAAMLALPDIDVTVAEESATPPEPALSDAPTEPGESGAPAAHSGRRRFLLLAAGGAVAVAGGAFAAVRLAGEDADSGGKGGASGGRRWIIGVHADLSGPRKALGKAQERGVRLAVDRFNSRKDKPFTLTVKALDDRGEPDRSVQVAERFARDRDVLAVIGPTDDATTSASLSAYDEAMLAVITLSSLAMAYAPRSKKSFFQAAPSWGALSMPIVNRLLLRPDVERLGVLMDRAGGQSAYQVGYATNMMTPSLTTGTTYPRVVPAGVADLGPVITDMLTHKSDAFFYAGDAAGAARAALALAGTPFKGPRIGQHTVMGKEFLAKAGDAATGWEFITPYTDATAPAAKEFAAAHRERFGTAPAAWAAEAYDVAGLVAEALVALVKGQRDDATGKPGKSGKPGESEGSARPGDSEGKNGSAPPESSASPENSASPGSAPSQDTGSVRPTARSGRVVRPGRAAIVAEIAASTYKGISRTYAFDEKQSLVGQDAHLYRVENGRYRYLGPAPKPAS